TTTTCAGCAGCCTCTCCACCCACCCAGAAGTCACATCGTCAAAGTCCTCTTTTACTCTCTATAAGTGGTACCCGAGTTAGCCTGATTTCACCGCGAACAGCATTCTTCAATTCAGTTCAAATTACCAAACGCTTCAGCTTGTAGTGACAAATTCAATGGCGGAGGAAGTGATTTTGTTGGACTTCTGGCCGAGCCCGTTCGGGATGAGGGCCAGGATTGCCCTGCGAGAGAAGGGCGTGGAGTTCGATATGAGGGAGGAGGATCTGAGCAACAAGAGCCCCCTGCTCTTGAAGATGAACCCAGTCCACAAGAAGATCCCCGTCCTCATCCACAATGGCAAGCCCGTTTGCGAGTCCCTCCTCATCGTCCAGTACATCGACGAGACCTGGGGTCACGAGTCTCCTCTCCTGCCTTCGAATCCTTACGAGCGTGCCCGGGTCAGGTTCTGGGCCGACTATGCGGACAAGAAGGTAAGACAACAACCCCTTAGACTTTCGAACGTTCTGTTATCATCTGTGCTTAACATCGAGACACGAAATGATGGTGCAGATGTATCAGGTGGCGCGAACAGTGTTCCTGTCGATGGGGGAGGTCCAGGAGGCGGTGAAGAAGGAGTACATCGAGTGCTTGAAGGTGTTGGAGGGAGAGCTCGGGGACAAGGCTTACTTTGGCGGGGAGAGGTTCGGGTATGCGGATTTGTCGTTGATACCCTTCTATAGTTGGTTAGATGCTTTGGGGAAATTGGCCGACTCTAGCATCGTGGAGGAGTGCCCCAAGCTGGCGGCGTGGGCCAAGCGGTGCATGCAGAGGGAGAGCGTGGCCAAGTCGTTGCCCGACCAACACAAGCTCTATGACTACATCATAGAGAGCAGGAAAGAGCTTCAGGCGAAATAGACAACTCTCCTGAGTCTGATTATGGTCATCTTATGACAATTGTAAAGTAATAACCCCTCTCCTTTGGACGAGGCTAAGCTTCTTTGTACTTCTATGGTTTCCTTTCTGTATTCCAGTGCTTCTGGATCAGTTAATAAACTATACACAGCATTTCATCAATTCCGTTAATCTCTTTCAGTCACGCTAGGGAATATATCCTCTATTTCCAATAACAAATCTTCCAAAAGTTAACAAATTTATTTGGCACACGTTAAAGCGTTCACTCGACAAATTAGAGTCACTCAACTTATTAAGCTGCCTTCCCATGGCTTGGCTAAAAATACGCCATGGCCCCTTATTTCTCTCTCGAAAGTGCGTGCACAGACGCCCACAGcatcattaaaaaaacataCATCGATAACAGAAGAGAAACGAATGTCAATTGGACTCTATCACTTGGGCGTGCTCTATGTGGAAATCTAAAGCGAAGCGAACACTGGAGGAGGTCtggacgatgatgatgatgaagatgacgaGGGATCTGCATCGACACTTGAagaatctctttcttcttctttgaggATCGTCGCCAAAGCACTCGTCAATGGGCGCTTTGCTAAGTGAAGGAATCACCGCCCCGGGGGGGGGGGCGTGTGGGTGTGGCGAACCTCTGTGATGAACCTGGTGTGTTGTATCTTGGCCATCTAAAAGACAGTCCCCAGTAACGCAAAGTTAAAACTGGGTATATGAACAAGTTGAAGACAAACTCTGAGAGCATATATGATTATAAACTCGGAGGCCTCGGAATCCAGTGAAACTTAATGAACACCAGAACGCCGAATGAGATGAAGAAGTTGCGGGCATTTCCCTTAGAGTGTCAATTGGTAAAACAGAACCGAGAGTCCACGAAATCGAAGAAGATCTAGGATACGGATGCGTATCTTGATACGACACCTTCTACAATTGTTCATGGACACAGAAGTCTCCACGTCTCCATCTTCCGGCAATGGAAAGTGGGTGACCACCCACTTTTGTACGAATTCCTCAAGTAGATGTCTTACTTATTGCTAAGGAAACCCagaaagtgaagagagagaaaggaggggcTTTTGGGGGGGGACCTGCCATAAACAGGGACCACGTACTTTCTAGCTTGACTTGTCGATGtctgttgttttttctttcagaCCTTATTACTATGATATGttgttttcaaaagaaaagagaaggagtTGATAGCAAAAGCTGTGTGCCTTgttcagaaaactgaaaaatgttcaaaatacaTATTAGAACTTAACTATAAACCCACATTGCTCACTAACAGCTTGCTGGGTCCACAAAATTAGCAACAAACTAACATAACAACTAAAAAACGTGTAGCTAACTACTCCTACAAGATAAGATTGACCaagaaaaacaataattaaCCAACTCCTAGAAAACAAGACATCACAAACtaactaaacaaaacaaagaagaaaaaacagatgGTGCAGTCTTGATACATCAACACTCTCCTCCTGGATCAAGTACTGCACACTCCTAGctttgccctaaaaagttcAAATCGACCAATATGAAATGACTTCGTGAATATATTTGCAATCTGGTTTTCTGAATTACAGTACACCAGTTTCACCTCTCCAACCTTTTGCACTTCTCTCAAGAAGTAAAACTTGACCTTAAAATGCTTTGTTCTTCCATGAAATACTAGATTTTGTTAAATGACCAGAGTAGCTTGATTATCCACAAACACTTCCATGTCTTCTTCTTGCTGCATATGCAGATCATCTATCAGCTTCTTCAACCATAATGCTTAATTCACAGTTACAGTAGCTGCAATGAACTCATCTTTTGTAGTTGATTAAGCTACTATTTCCCGCTTCTTTGAATACCAGGAAAAACATGCCGACCCAAATGTAAAGCAATAACTTGAAGTGCTCCTCATATCATCCACTGATCCTGCTTAGTCACTGTCAGAATACTCCTGCAACTTAAACTCCTAAACTCTACAAAACTTAATCCACATATGAAATAGTACCTTTTAAGTATCTCAACACCCTCTTTGCAGCTACTATATGTGACTCACTTGCACAATTGAGAAATCTAGATAAGACACTAATAGGAAACATGATGTCTGGCCTAGTTGCAGTGAGATACATAAGACAACCAATCAAACTTCTATAAACTCTTTCATCTGCAAGTTTTGATCCATCATTCTTTTGAAGCTTTTCCTTATGACCCATTGGAGTACTCACACTCTTGCACTCCTCCATGTTGATTCTCCTTGGGATCTCCTTCAACTACTTCTTCTGATAGATAAAACTTCATTATAAGTCTGCCTAACCTCCATTCATAGAAAATATGACATCTCACCAAGATCAATCATTTgaacatcttcatcatctcttgCTTAAATGCATTAATCGAGCACTATTACTCCCCTCGTCACCAAagcatatcatccacataaagagACACCACCACTAAGTTAGATACTAACTCCTTGACATATAGAGTGGATTCACTAAGGCTTTTCTTGAAATGTAGGCCCAAAGAGTGCTCATCCATCTTACTGTACCATGCTTTGGGAGTTTGCCTCAAGCCATATAGCCTTTCTTAGCACATAAACTTTCTCCTCCTGGCATGGTGTGACAAAGCATTCTCGCTACTCAACATAAATTTCCTCTCAACACTCCATTCAAAAATGGAGATTTCACATCTAACTAATATACCTTGCATCCTTGTTGAGCCGCCAAAGCAAGAGTCATTCTAATTGTATCAAGTCTTGCCATGGGAGCAAATGTTTTTGAGAAATCAACTCCCCAAACTTGTGCATATCCCTTCACCACCAACCTGGCCTTATGCTTATTTACTGAGCCATTAGGATTAAATTTggtcctgaaaacccattttacTCCAATCACCTTCCTATCTTCAAACCTCTCCACTAGCTCCCATGTTTAGTTCTTTTCTATCATTGCCAACTCTTCCTTCATTGCATTCATCCACCTCCGATCGCTTTTAGCTTCCTCATAGCCGTAGGTTCCAAAATAGCCACATTGCACCTTTGATATATATCGGTCAAAGATCCGGTACCTCTAACTAGAACATCATCCACTAGCTCATCAAGTTCCAATGAGACCTCTTTGTGCTTGCCTTGTGGCTCATTTGTCCAATCCCATTTATCATCTTCTCGGGAACCGAACATCCCCGCTAGTGATCACCTTCCCTATCTCGTGATTGATAGATCCCTTAAGCTTTTGACACTAAACTATAGCCAACAAAGATCACGGGTTTAGCTTTCTCTCCCAACTTGTTTCTCTTGACCAGGAAtataagaaaaacacaaacggccaaacaccttcaaatttcttagaattgGCTTAACATCAAACCAAGCTTCAAAGGGTGTTTTCATCTCCAATACCCTCGTAGGAGTCTATTCAAGTAGAAAACTGATGTGTTTGCCGCTTTTGCCTAAAAAATCTTTTGGTAGATTCTTCTTATATAGCGACACCTCGTCATCTCCATAATGGTTCTATTCTTCCTCTCactaactccattttgctgtggagAGTAAGGACCAATAAGCCGATGAAAAATTCTAGCCTCTTCATAGGAAGAATTAAACCTCTATGAAATGTATTTTGTTCCATTATCAGATCTAATGACCTGAATCTTGCAGCCACTTTGGTTCTCAACCCATTTCTTAAACTTCAGAAATACCCTAACAACTTCGACTTTTGCTTCATAAAGTAAATCCAGCACATtctagtataatcatcaatgaaaataatgaaatacctgctgTCATTTAGTGACGGAGTCACTTGTGGACCACATAGATCTGTATGAATCAATTGCAGCTTCTCTATAGCTCTCCAAGTGGATTCCTTGAAGGGAAGTCTTGTTTGCTTACCCAACAAACAAGCTTTACACCTTGTGATTTGCTCCTCCGAGGCTTGGTAACCCATTGCCATTTCATTCCTCTGCATGAACAACACACCTTTATGATGAAAGTGCTCCAACCTCTTGTGCCATATTTCGAATCATTAGCCCGACACTTGAATGCCATCTACTCCTTCTCAAGAGGattcaaataaaaactcttcGTTGCATCTTTATCTTGAATAGCTCGACCACTTTGGAGTCAAAGATAAAATACTTCTccatttcaaatatcacattAAATCCCTTTTCTACTAACGCCCCACACTTAGCAAATTCTCGATCAATTTTAGGCTCATACATTACATCAAAAACCAGCTTTGTTCCAACACAACTCTCCATTGCTATAGTCCCTTTTACCGTTCACTTCTAAGTACTCCCCATTCCCAATCCTCACTCTTGACTTCAACAACTTGTCAAGGTTTATAAATAGCGTTTCATCACTTGTCATGTGGTTTGTGCAACCACTATCAACAAGCCAAGCTGTCACATGGAATACTAGAGGAGAAATAAGAGGCAACAAATAGTTGATCTACCTCTTGGCTTTGGACCGTAGCATGTACCTCACCTTGTTGCtgatctctcttctctttgcaaAACTTCTCAATGTGTCCAAGTTTATGACACTTTCTGCACCTTACATCTGGCCTCTTCCAACACCTAAAGTGtggatgattctttttttccGTAGTGCTGACATGAGGAATATCTTTTCCAATTGTTCTTGGAGTTGCCCGCACTATTCTCTCCTGCAGCAGCTTCTGAAACACTACTgccatttcctttcttccctttccacTTCTTGACTTTTCCTCCTACATTTTGTTGTTCTTTGGCCAGCAAAGCTCATTCTATACTTCCTTCCAGCTTCATTAACCTCCTCTTCTCTTGTGCTTGTAGAGCACTTAGCAATTCTGCCAACTTGATTTGAGATAAATCCTTTCGAGCAAGGAGACAAGAATCTTTTGCACTAGCCTATTTTAAGAGAGGTTAGTGCCTAGAACTCTTGCCTGATTTACAATGCTTATCAACTTATCAGAATACTCCTTAATTGTCTCAGACTCCTTCATCTGCAGTCTCTCGAATTCTGTGATCAAGTTTAGCCCCTTCATACTTCCGATCCTCTCATCTCCTTAATACTCATCTTTGAGGAAGTCCCAAATAGCTTTGGTTGATTTACAAGCCATAATTCTATTGGAAATGGCAGATGAGACATCAGCATATAAACAAGACTTTGCCTTTGCTTTCCTTGTTGTCCTTTCCTTGtgaaacttgatttgattgacaattggattgTTAGGAAGAGGAGCAACTTTATAATCTTGTTCCACAGCTTCCCAAAAATCACAACCTCTAGATAGGCTTGCATTCTCACTGCCCAtgcttgataattttctccatcaaacgcTAATGGAGCCATTGCTGAAAAACCACTCGATCCTGCATCCATCTCATCTTGCTTGTAATTTCTATGGATGTAGACACACCTCTCAATCAATCTCACAAGTCACTCACAGCCCCTTAAGATCAAGAAAGCTCTAATACTAGTGTTTTTTTTAGACCTTATTACTATGATTTGTTGTTTTCGAAAGAATGGAGAATGAGTTGATAGCAAAAGTTGTGAGTCTTgttcagaaaattgaaaaatgtacAAAATACATACTAGAACTTAACCATAAACCCACGTTGCCCACTAATAGCTTGCTTGGTCCACAAAACCAGCAACAAACTAACATAACAACTTAAAAACGTGCAGCTAATTGCTCCTACAAGATAAGATTGACCAAGTAAAACAATAATTAACCAACTCCTAAAAAACAGGATATCACAAATTgactaaacaaaacaaagaagaaaaaacagatgGTGCAGTCTTGATACATCAACAACGTCATAGCTCTGGAAGGCAATACAGATTAGCTAACGAGTAGATCTCTCTTTTGAAACTGGCTTTGTTAAGTACACTTACTTCAAGATTAAGAAAACAAACTTCATTATTCGCAGATACAGCTACCGacggaaagagagggagagtgtgTGTATAGCGTTATGTATTCTTATAAAATTTTGTAGAATGGACTTACAGAAAGAAGGGACAGGTTTATGTTGAGTGCTTTCTTAATCGGATTTTACAGGCCACTTacaatagtttctttttttggtcagaagcCATTTATAATAGTTTGCCAGCTCATTTTGCAAACTGATTTCAGTATTCCGTTGCCATTTTTCTTATGGTACGATCGGTTTTGTAATAAATGGGCCCAAGCCCCCATCAATTTGGTAACGCTTCTGCTtaggacaaaaaaagaaagaaagactatAAAGTGATGACAaagagaaataagaagaaagaagagagaggctTACTTCAACAGAGGCGTGACCGATgaggagggaaaaagaaagaaaggaaaagcaaaaaaaaaattcatgcgTACACACATGGGAGATCTCGTTTGCAATGCTGGTAAAGATTCAAGCTCTTTATTCATCTAATCAAAGTAATCTTCAAAATTATGTGAATTTTGTATTGAAGGGTACAATTTTGAAGTTGCTAAGCTATgaatagaaatgatagtttaagTTGATTGGagtgaattttaatattttgtctCACTCCACGTAGTGGATAGTTTTGAATAGCTTTGACCATACATTTCGTTTATGTGTAAGTGTCATTTCATCAGCAATTAAGCTTAGTTTAGTCAATTTATATTGAGGTagtattttatttgattttgatttttttctcatttaaccGTTTGGATTACAAGTTCGTCTACTTGAATAAGCTTATGTGGTTTGGTTTATACTTTTCTATGTGAATTGTTTTATCTATTCTCTGAATTTGTAAACTCATACCTGAAAGTGATAGAGATTATATATGAGTCTAGGTGGGCTAACCTTATGATTATAATGAATTTGTAATGGTGCTTTTATGGCCACAAATCTTACTTTACGCTAGTTGGACTCATTTGGGCAATTGAAGGACAAAATATTCCATaattaatcctaaaaaaaagGCCCCTATGTTTGCAAAATCACAAAAGTTAAACtatttaaacaaataataaaaatcataaccTTATCAGTTAGCACCCATCAACTACCGCAAAATAGGTGACAAAACCCCAAactaaatacaaaaagaaagatTTGCAGAACAAGATCCCTCTGCTCTTGCAGATGAACCTAGTTCACAAGAAAATCCATATCAGCAAAATGGTCTGTGAGTCTCTCATTGTGGTTCAATATATAGCCAAGGTTTCCGTAAACTACCACAAAAAGGATggtaaaaccccaaactgaaTACAAAAAGAAAGATTTGTAGAACAAGAGCCCTCCACTCTTGCAAATTAACCTAGTTCGCAAGAAAATCTTGGTCTTTATTCACAACGACAAATTGGTCTGTGAGTCTTCCATTGCAGTTCAATACATAATCGAGATTTCCATCAACTACCATAAAATGGATGATAAAACCGCAAACTGaatatggaaagaaaattttgcaaaacaatAGCCCTCTGTAAATGCTAGTAtgaatacctagaggggggtgaataggtgtgaagacaatttttcacaAGGAACAATGGAAATAATTTGCTTTTAAAATAGAATCTGAAAAACAATAGACTTTAAGCGAGTTcggactttagcagttaaatagaactacaaacaaaataaagagttcagggaagagaataagaatacatagtttatagtgattcagcttagatcaagcctacgtccactctccatACTAACAGtctactggctggatttcactaaggatcaaaagagattttacagcctTGTGATCTCGACTTCACAATGAAGAGTCTCAACTgctctctcacaaagtctcactataagtttctctctttcgtatacaactttgagctcgtAATATCGAATGACAAGAAAATGGtaagtttcagactttgaaatttttctttcacgcactctgTCGAACAACAGGAGAATCTACCTTAAAAactccttcatgcctttataattgttggcacttttcaaagaaattcttccaatctacccttggatagaatcaattaaggagatctcgagccgtttaaagattgtgatgaaagcccgtcaatcttGTTCACCAATTCAATCAGGATcctagtttccataagtagattctttccaaattactTGCCTTCGAAAGAATTTGATTTATCTAAATtaattccaataaagataatcaatcccGTAGGTGATATATCCAACCAGAAAGCCTTCCATAATCCATACGAACCAAACTTATGAAGAGATAAACAAAATCTcccatctggataagtcttatTTCTTCGAGCGTTCGTCTCGGGATTTGTTAGTGTGTATAGACTTTGTCACTAAAGTCTCATtcgtcttcaaactttgacactaaaatttgaaaatctttaGAATAGACTTGGGAtaagttttgttaacttcaaaacaccaaggagttttctctaacaatctccctctttttatggtgacaaaacttccCTACAGATTTGAGAACTTATGACCTGTAAAACAACACTTTAACAGTACGTGATATCTAAAACAAACGGATAAGGATTTGGATAGcatcgattctgcaaccacagaaaacatgttaatcttgaaaattTAGACATATATCAAGATTTAAATATTCATCCATATCCATAATCATGACCACAAAAGTTCACAAAAGTTCACAAAATTTCTATAGAATATAAACAtttaaggaaaatcaaatcTGCAATAAACAAAAGTTCAAATCAAAGTCTAAATATgcacattctcccccttttgtcaacagcaaaaagtggagaaaaataAGATTGAAAAGAGATATGATGAAATCAAGTTTGTCTTGGAATTCAAATGAGTTGGAAATCCCCCATTGACTGAACTGTCTCCTCTAGCTTTCACATTGTCTCCTTTAGCTTCTCAACATCTTCGATCTTGGCAGTCTGTGAAACTTGCTGATGTAAAGCTTGAACTTGAAAGTTTAAAGACTGTACCTTCTCATTGAGAGAATCAAGTAGATTGcaaagtgttggagaaaacttccgtatctgttttgaagctgacaaaatgtttccatcagtctagtttgtagacttgtagactctttcgtcaaagtctgaagaccgccgaacCTCCAGAAttaagattcaaagtctaccctcGTTGACAAATTCTAGAccgttgaagaagacttatccagaattgagtatttcgttaaggatttgattctattaactaaagaagatctctcggctggatatagcatcttggaatctattattcgtttttaatttaggtaatttagatccgttgattgacgaaacatacttggaaggttctacttatggaaacttagatcttgattgtatgggcgagtaggattgatgagctatcgtcatatttcttaaataacttgagatcttcctaattgattctgtccaacgggtagattagaagagctcttttggaaagtgctaacggttatgaaggcatggaggagtatataaggatgATGTTCTAGTTATTCAAGtatgtgcgcgatagaagaattctaaagtccaagctccttattctttgtcaattcaattgttgagtgtagacttgtactcaaaagagagtttatacatttgtgagatcttgaggaagtgtaagCGAGTCTCTACACCGTGAAATTAAGGACGTGAtacgtaacaactcttttgattcgtagtgaaatccaaccggtggaCTCGGtcgggagagtggatgtaggcttagattaagccgaaccactataaaccttgtgttcttattctcttccctgaactatTTTACTTTACtcgtaattttatttaattgttagagtcccatttctattttaaagtctACTGTTAAATAGACTCAGGTTAAACTTAAAGTTTTACTATGTCCTtcgcaaaaatttattttcgcacctattcaccccctctaggtgctcatactagcactctgaattggtatcagagcttgtgtactcatttaaattgaagtgtttttacttcagagttaacgatccatggctagtatgttggctccaggcttggttgaagggcaaagtaaCACCAGACCGCCATACTTTGATGGGAaagaatacaacatatggaaaaacaaagtGAATGCATTCCTGAGATCGAAAGACCCTCTTGAATGGGATATGGTGGATAAGGGAATTATTCCTAAAACTACAACAGTCTTAGAAAGTGGAAAAGAAGTCATGAGTCCAACGatatgactcaagaagagataaccaaccacaagctcttgatgcaaaaacaatttattctttatattgtgcattgtctcctactgaatataacagaatatcttcttgtgaaacagttaaagaagtttgagatagattgcacatcacctatgaaggaactgatcgagtgaaagaaaccagaatcaatattctgctcgatcaatatgaagcatttagGATGAAACCATGAAAATCtattactgacatgtttagtcgttttacagaaattgtgaatggtcttgagtatcaatgTCAATCaatctctggacccatgaaTGTTaacaagctactacgtggactttccaaagattggaatcacgtaaaaacctcaataaatGAGAcacaaaggattatgccactctctgttgatgaattggttggcactctttagtcttataaagtggagcaaatcaatgaagatgatgatcctaaaggtaaaaaaatctattgcattaacatctaatgatgattatgatgttacaaattctgaagacgatatggacgatgaagagcttgctctcatgataagaaggttcagaaaactaaataagaaaggaagaagatttaaTTCAAAGAAACATAGCtcacaaaagtttcaaaataaatcagttgaggatgatgattcaaacaaagatgtggtttgttttgaatgcaagaaaagggacacatcgacccaactgtcccttactgaagaaaaggaaatgaaaagctgagaaatacagaaaCGCTCTCAaggcagaaacttggagtgataccaagtgcgaagagagtgatgatgattatgctaatatttttctaatggcATAATTAGACTCAAATTCAGACTCTGAAAcaaactcagactcagacagtgaaattgaggtaagtaatttaaaaattccaactaaagtctctaaatatattgatgaattgtgtcttagtctcaaaacctctctcaagaggatttccaaactaaagaaaaattcaatacTGAAGCAACAAGagaatgtttggaaagaaaaagtttaaaatttggataaaagTGTTATTGCTTTggaagaaaatgcattttttcaaaaaatgattttaaaaaatgatattcaaaaacttcaaaagattttctataggttctgaaaattagaaaagattcttttagaataaaaaccttactttaacaaatcaggtttgggaatgactattgaaaccattcctctaattgattttcttaaagtaaaggaaagaattaaacaaagacctacaaaagatttttatagaaatcattttcaaaaaagtctttgtaaaacctgtaggttgtagtgctcttaaatgttctaagtgcaatagctcagatccttttgagaaagaatgtcctatggttcgGAAATCTGTtaagaaggtttgggcaaagatCGTATATTGtac
The window above is part of the Eucalyptus grandis isolate ANBG69807.140 chromosome 6, ASM1654582v1, whole genome shotgun sequence genome. Proteins encoded here:
- the LOC104448645 gene encoding glutathione S-transferase U25 isoform X2, which encodes MAEEVILLDFWPSPFGMRARIALREKGVEFDMREEDLSNKSPLLLKMNPVHKKIPVLIHNGKPVCESLLIVQYIDETWGHESPLLPSNPYERARVRFWADYADKKVARTVFLSMGEVQEAVKKEYIECLKVLEGELGDKAYFGGERFGYADLSLIPFYSWLDALGKLADSSIVEECPKLAAWAKRCMQRESVAKSLPDQHKLYDYIIESRKELQAK
- the LOC104448645 gene encoding glutathione S-transferase U19 isoform X1; amino-acid sequence: MAEEVILLDFWPSPFGMRARIALREKGVEFDMREEDLSNKSPLLLKMNPVHKKIPVLIHNGKPVCESLLIVQYIDETWGHESPLLPSNPYERARVRFWADYADKKMYQVARTVFLSMGEVQEAVKKEYIECLKVLEGELGDKAYFGGERFGYADLSLIPFYSWLDALGKLADSSIVEECPKLAAWAKRCMQRESVAKSLPDQHKLYDYIIESRKELQAK